One Planctomycetia bacterium genomic window, TTCTTTGGCCGGCGCGACGACGTATTGCTCGTCTTTGCCCAGCAGCGGCTCGCTCACGCTCTGGCCTTGCGGCAGTTTCGGCGCCACATGGTCGCGGGCGTCGCCGGTGAATACCGATTTGTAATTCACTTCTCCGTCGGCGTTCTCGGCATAGTACACCTTCTTGTCCGGGGTGCTGTTGAACAACATGCCGCGACTGACGAAGGCCATCAACCCGTAGTAGTCGGATTGCAGGTAATCGTCGACCAGCGGATGGTCGTGACACTGCGCGCATTGCATGTCGCGTCCGAAGAACAATCGCCCCACGTCGCGGGTTAGCAGGTTCGAGTCGCCTTCGCGATCGAGATAGAACTTGGCCGCCGGACGCAATTGCGGATCGACGCCGTCGGCGGCCAGGATCTCGCGGACCAGTTGATCGAGCGGTTTGTTGTCGGCAAAACTCTTGCGCAGGTATTCCTGCCACTCGGCCGCCGAAACGTTCCACTCGGCCGCGGGCAGGCCCTTCTGCGGGCGTCGCTCCATCAGCATCACGTCGAACACGCGCTGCATGTGCCGGGCATACTGCGGCCGGCTCAAGAGGCGATCGGCCAGCGCCTGGCGTTTTCCGGGGGCCGCGTCGTCGAGAAACGCGCGGGCCGTGGCCGCGTCGGGAATGGTGCCGTTCAAATCCAGGTAGACGCGCCGTAAAAAGTCGGCGTCTGACGAGATTGCCGCCACCGGCCCGGCGGGCGCCGCTTCAACGAGCGCATCGATCCGCTCGTGCAGGGGGACTTCGTCGGCCCGGGCGGTTGCGGCCGAAAACAATGCGCCCGAGGCGCAGAATGCGACCGCGGCGAGACGCGCCGGTCCGTGGAAAAATCTGGCAGATCGAGGCATGGGCACGCGCGACTCCTGGCGATGCGCTCGAAACCGTCGAAAAACTTCGCACTGGGCGGCACGCACTCGAGGACGAAATCCTGTCGGGCCGCAACTTCATTCAGGCAGGACTCAGTAATCTGGCAGGACACGCTGGAAACGGCGCTTGACCGCAAGCGCGGTTTCGAATTTCAGGCAGGCGAGCGGGTGTTTGTGAACACGCGTGTGGGGTGTGTGGAGACTTTGGTGGCGATCAGCTCGCTAATCGCATCAATGCTCGCCAATATGATAGACCCGGCCGATCCGCGCGCCAAGTATCCAGCAAGGGTTGCGGATGCGGCTGGCCGATCGGCGGCAATCCGTGCGGACTAGGTCACGACTTCCTCTTTCTTGAGCGGCGGGGGGTTGGCGGCACTGTGTTCCCGCATCCAGCGCTGCAGGTTGTCGACATCACGATTCACGGTGCGCGAGCCGGCGAACAGGCTGCCCGCCAGAAACAACGACACGACCGGCAGCGCGTAAAGCGCCGTATTCAATCCGTAGGCGCGATACTGCAATTTGCCGGCGGCATCGAGCGTGGTCAGGTCGACGCCAGCCGTCGCGGCGGCTTGGCTGGCGAAATAGTCGCTGGTCTTGCCAATCACGGTTGGGCCCAAGGCGCCGCCAAATACGTACATCGCGGCAAAGTAGAGCGCCATGGCCGTGG contains:
- a CDS encoding DUF1549 domain-containing protein, yielding MPRSARFFHGPARLAAVAFCASGALFSAATARADEVPLHERIDALVEAAPAGPVAAISSDADFLRRVYLDLNGTIPDAATARAFLDDAAPGKRQALADRLLSRPQYARHMQRVFDVMLMERRPQKGLPAAEWNVSAAEWQEYLRKSFADNKPLDQLVREILAADGVDPQLRPAAKFYLDREGDSNLLTRDVGRLFFGRDMQCAQCHDHPLVDDYLQSDYYGLMAFVSRGMLFNSTPDKKVYYAENADGEVNYKSVFTGDARDHVAPKLPQGQSVSEPLLGKDEQYVVAPAKEVRGVPKYSRRAQLAAGATSGTSAAFNRNLANRLWAQMMGRGLVHPLDLEHSSNPAVHSQLLALLTDELVRMKFDAKAFLRELSLTRAYQRSSQMPAVAELNLDTAAVTRNIAEWNGEMQRLASEIPPLETTSNASIVELNAAYEKFSTSATAREGAEKARAETKKAVDDLAAALAADLKSVAEKED